The following are encoded in a window of Candidatus Babeliales bacterium genomic DNA:
- a CDS encoding ABC transporter permease produces MKNLASVLAYKYLSFNNKDKNISFMIKVCFLGIFIGTFSLMLTLIITNGFEKVIHEKMQGINAHVVMYAPKSQLDYTGLRTALEAEFGDQVCGISASSTRQAIIDRDKTQSVIFLKGIDQDHEHEVSILPEKITAPAHAVATVGKQDLLSMLLQDNNIIIGHKTAEHYGLQVGDTLTLLIPEPGGRSKIFLNKKQVVVSGIFSVGLEEYDNNLAFTSLDYFKTLYDDKGVDHISLKVKKERSFFSAQDTEVMVQQALKMRFPHLVINSWKELYPALVASLKLEKYVMFFILALITLVACMNMISLLFMQIQQKRRDIAIFRAMGMSRKMIQSIFVRLGVFITFWSAALGLGLAACVGFLLERYPFIELPDVYYVSHLPARMDAEIFLVVFIATMLLGFLATWLPARRSRTLNVAQVLRQE; encoded by the coding sequence ATGAAAAATTTAGCCTCGGTACTTGCATACAAATATTTAAGTTTTAATAACAAAGACAAAAATATCTCGTTTATGATCAAAGTTTGTTTCTTGGGTATTTTTATTGGTACCTTTTCATTAATGCTCACGCTCATTATTACCAACGGCTTTGAAAAAGTGATTCACGAAAAAATGCAGGGCATTAATGCGCATGTGGTTATGTACGCTCCAAAAAGTCAGTTGGACTATACTGGCCTGCGCACGGCACTAGAAGCCGAGTTTGGAGATCAGGTGTGCGGGATTAGTGCCAGCAGCACCCGCCAGGCAATTATTGACCGCGACAAAACACAGAGCGTGATATTTCTCAAGGGTATTGATCAAGATCATGAACATGAAGTTTCTATTTTGCCTGAAAAAATTACGGCTCCCGCTCATGCCGTTGCTACCGTTGGTAAGCAAGATTTGCTCAGCATGTTGCTGCAAGACAACAACATTATTATTGGGCACAAAACGGCCGAGCATTATGGCTTGCAGGTTGGCGATACGTTAACGCTTTTAATTCCAGAACCGGGCGGGCGTAGTAAAATTTTTTTAAATAAAAAGCAGGTCGTGGTGAGTGGGATCTTTTCGGTTGGTTTGGAAGAGTACGACAATAACTTAGCCTTTACTTCGCTTGATTATTTCAAAACGCTTTATGACGATAAAGGTGTTGATCATATCAGTTTGAAAGTTAAAAAAGAGCGTAGTTTCTTTTCTGCCCAAGATACTGAAGTCATGGTGCAGCAGGCGCTCAAAATGCGCTTTCCTCATTTGGTTATTAACTCGTGGAAGGAACTCTATCCGGCCTTGGTAGCATCGCTTAAGCTTGAAAAATATGTCATGTTTTTTATTTTGGCATTGATTACGCTTGTTGCCTGCATGAATATGATTTCGTTATTGTTTATGCAGATTCAGCAAAAGCGGCGCGATATTGCCATTTTTAGAGCCATGGGCATGTCGCGTAAAATGATTCAAAGCATTTTTGTCCGCCTTGGTGTTTTTATAACCTTTTGGTCTGCCGCATTGGGTCTGGGCTTGGCGGCGTGTGTGGGCTTCTTGCTTGAGCGCTATCCATTTATTGAATTGCCGGACGTTTATTATGTTTCACATTTGCCAGCGCGCATGGACGCAGAAATCTTTTTGGTGGTCTTTATTGCGACTATGTTGCTTGGTTTTCTTGCCACATGGTTGCCGGCGCGTCGCTCGCGCACGTTAAATGTTGCACAGGTTTTAAGACAAGAATAG
- a CDS encoding ankyrin repeat domain-containing protein, translated as MKQKHTKLLLVFSLFSTTISANVTPKQKRHILKEKTHVKQQLMIQDQTIHKPKYRASSQPAQLKTLCGAASAGDLETLTTLIVNGENVNMQDCLGKTPLHHAIRQGNAQTIEHLLLLGANPNIPDNQHKTPREHALKLNDKEIQALLVNDVETRLHHLPIDISFVISDLKFDQDGNVKILELGEGPRSYFKGHETLYGKGKIWEAMWHYFSQLGLPVWYVGRKPDSLWTQATIGGKKFIEIGGQFADSLTELKRDPLFQELAALPTNPQPQSLTECKGIIVLRHHYTSKGLLQDFKKNYPDFIILDSVTSAYVNNKYTTSLLFNDDRLKAYKPRWKAYPKVYTKDLAQTIINDLKTNTVVLKPLSAANGWGVLIVDKNDLDATLRMILKNTASIATNPDKSYNYWAQDRNRDFLVEEYVPSKTITVRGKEYDATMRVVFLLSYHDGKIYTTFLGHYWKLPLHALDADVDLTKKHKSKIGSNDQTPSSAKVAPEDCEQVKKALQEFLPKIYLKMLLSKQQRLTEPEE; from the coding sequence ATGAAACAAAAACATACCAAGCTCTTGCTTGTATTTTCCTTATTTTCAACTACTATTTCGGCCAATGTAACGCCCAAACAAAAACGGCATATCTTAAAAGAAAAAACACACGTTAAACAACAACTTATGATTCAAGACCAAACTATCCACAAGCCAAAATATCGTGCAAGCTCACAACCAGCACAACTCAAAACACTGTGCGGCGCTGCCAGCGCTGGCGATCTTGAAACGCTTACCACACTGATTGTCAACGGCGAGAATGTTAATATGCAGGATTGCTTGGGAAAGACCCCACTACACCACGCTATACGACAAGGCAACGCACAAACTATTGAACATTTGTTACTGCTGGGCGCTAACCCCAATATTCCAGACAACCAACACAAAACCCCACGAGAGCATGCACTCAAACTCAATGACAAAGAGATACAGGCATTACTTGTCAATGACGTTGAAACACGACTGCACCACCTTCCTATTGATATCTCATTTGTAATCTCAGATTTAAAATTTGACCAAGACGGCAACGTAAAAATATTAGAACTTGGCGAAGGACCTCGCTCATATTTCAAAGGACACGAAACACTCTATGGCAAAGGTAAAATTTGGGAAGCAATGTGGCATTATTTTTCACAGCTCGGACTTCCCGTTTGGTACGTAGGCCGCAAACCCGATTCACTCTGGACACAAGCAACTATTGGCGGTAAAAAATTTATTGAAATTGGCGGTCAATTTGCCGATTCTTTAACAGAACTCAAACGAGATCCGCTCTTTCAAGAACTTGCGGCACTGCCAACCAACCCTCAGCCACAATCACTTACCGAATGCAAAGGCATTATTGTTTTGCGCCATCACTACACCTCAAAAGGTCTTTTACAAGATTTTAAAAAAAATTATCCCGACTTCATTATTTTAGACAGCGTCACATCTGCGTACGTTAACAACAAATACACAACCAGCCTGCTTTTTAACGACGATCGACTTAAAGCATACAAGCCACGGTGGAAAGCTTACCCAAAAGTTTATACCAAAGATTTAGCTCAAACGATTATTAACGACCTAAAAACTAATACGGTTGTTTTAAAACCGCTCAGTGCCGCAAATGGCTGGGGCGTTTTAATTGTTGATAAAAATGATTTAGACGCAACACTCAGAATGATTTTAAAAAATACTGCCAGCATAGCCACCAACCCAGACAAATCGTACAACTACTGGGCACAAGATAGAAATCGCGACTTTTTAGTTGAAGAATACGTACCATCAAAAACAATCACGGTGCGAGGCAAAGAGTACGACGCCACTATGCGTGTTGTATTTTTGCTTTCTTATCACGACGGGAAAATTTACACAACCTTCCTGGGCCACTACTGGAAGCTACCGCTTCACGCACTAGACGCAGACGTAGATCTTACCAAAAAGCATAAATCAAAGATTGGCAGCAATGACCAAACACCATCATCGGCCAAAGTTGCACCCGAAGATTGTGAACAAGTTAAAAAAGCACTTCAAGAATTCTTACCAAAAATTTATTTAAAAATGCTGCTTTCAAAACAACAACGATTAACAGAACCTGAAGAGTAA